In a single window of the Fusarium falciforme chromosome 3, complete sequence genome:
- a CDS encoding Protein N-terminal and lysine N-methyltransferase EFM7 has protein sequence MANEVDYGFDGLMDDPEDYYPPTPPPTSQVFTMQNGKPITLHLVGASPTEAHHLWNGAKMIADFFEDGPSRVRNKTVLELGAAAGLPSLVAAILGARKVVVTDFPDPDIIKIMQKNIDECDETVEPKGHIADVVDAVGFVWGADPLPLLAHLNPTQPEDPKERFDILILADLLFRHSEHGALIKTIRETMRVSRDSVAYVFFTSYRPWKKEADERFFDIAREQGFEVEQIAERRLDKPLFENDPGDLEVQKTVRGFAVKWSTEACS, from the coding sequence ATGGCAAACGAGGTAGACTATGGCTTCGACGGCCTCATGGACGATCCCGAGGACTACTACCCCCCTACGCCGCCGCCTACGTCCCAGGTTTTCACAATGCAGAACGGCAAGCCCATAACGCTGCACCTCGTCGGTGCCAGCCCAACAGAGGCTCACCATCTCTGGAATGGTGCAAAGATGATCGCCGACTTCTTTGAGGATGGCCCTTCTCGCGTCCGCAACAAGACGGTCCTCGAGCTAGGAGCCGCTGCTGGTTTGCCCAGTCTCGTTGCTGCCATCCTTGGCGCTCGCAAGGTCGTCGTGACTGATTTCCCGGACCCGgacatcatcaagatcatGCAGAAGAATATCGACGAGTGTGACGAGACGGTCGAGCCCAAGGGACACATCGCCGATGTTGTCGATGCTGTTGGGTTCGTCTGGGGCGCTGATCCCCTTCCTCTCCTCGCTCACCTCAACCCAACCCAGCCAGAAGATCCCAAAGAACGGTTCGACATTCTCATTCTGGCAGATCTTCTCTTTCGACATAGCGAACATGGTGCTCTAATCAAGACAATCCGAGAGACAATGCGGGTTTCGCGCGATAGCGTTGCCTATGTCTTTTTCACATCATACCGGccgtggaagaaggaggccgatgAGCGTTTCTTCGATATCGCGCGTGAGCAGGGCTTTGAGGTGGAGCAGATTGCCGAGCGCCGCCTTGATAAGCCGCTGTTCGAGAACGACCCTGGTGACCTGGAGGTGCAGAAGACGGTGAGGGGATTTGCTGTCAAGTGGTCTACCGAGGCGTGTAGTTGA
- a CDS encoding Copper-fist domain-containing protein, with the protein MPLINGQKMACEPCIRGHRSTKCTHANERLMVPVRKPGRPLSTCPHPASRPCSCGRVTAAIPKKQPCRCGSNKSAESPTGKPENGDSASESTSQSPSSKTTSSSYRVQKTSSRSSASSRRPSVDPAALQRMDPGMLNIMPAYDGISQKPAAPLPEMSPYGAMGMTPAESPFGPVMYPMFQPHMLPPMMSSDGSKPVLASHGVSMATPHIPEETREPVAKGGSCCGGGNADDDSAVPSTLPSMPSPPTKTKPKSCCSSGINSPKPDQKSDTVPTSDVSTPNGMVMSPFPPTPIMMPNGMYAYYPQPTVFTYPPQYGSYLQPLQPEQWRQVMASMTFAGQGGMPSPYGMPYPPPGTPHSAAGTSHQCSCGASCQCIGCAAHPYNEATQNYVRSAWQSMMDDPQRTHTHSSAGYTHVNGHGNAEIPTTNGSGPTTVPAVGPAEGTVSPVAPQTPSEAASGVSEEQALSANDFFFVSYPFGDSCAGEQASCPCGDDCQCLGCVIHNNSEVVAEGVAEA; encoded by the exons ATGCCTCTCATCAACGGCCAGAAGATGGCCTG CGAGCCATGCATCCGCGGCCATCGCTCGACCAAATGTACTCACGCGAATGAGCGATTGATGGTGCCTGTTCGCAAACCAGGCCGTCCCCTGAGTACTTGTCCTCACCCGGCATCCCGTCCATGCTCCTGTGGCAGAGTCACAGCCGCCAtccccaagaagcagccGTGTCGCTGCGGCTCCAACAAAAGCGCCGAATCTCCCACTGGGAAGCCCGAGAATGGCGACTCGGCAAGCGAATCGACATCTCAAAGTCCTTCCAGCAAGACAACAAGTTCAAGTTACCGAGTGCAGAAGACGAGCTCTAGGAGCAGCGCCTCTAGTCGGCGACCGTCTGTTGACCCAGCTGCACTCCAGAGGATGGACCCTGGCATGCTTAATATCATGCCTGCCTATGACGGCATATCTCAGAAGCCCGCTGCACCCCTTCCCGAGATGTCTCCCTATGGAGCCATGGGTATGACGCCGGCGGAAAGCCCATTTGGGCCGGTCATGTATCCCATGTTTCAACCACATATGCTACCTCCCATGATGAGCTCGGATGGCTCCAAACCGGTCCTGGCTTCCCATGGCGTTTCCATGGCGACTCCACATATACCAGAAGAAACGAGGGAACCTGTGGCGAAGGGCGGTTCGTGTTGCGGCGGTGGTAACGCTGATGATGATTCTGCTGTCCCTAGCACACTTCCTTCGATGCCGAGTCCTCCGACCAAGACGAAACCCAAGAGTTGTTGTTCATCCGGCATCAACTCTCCTAAACCAGACCAAAAGTCAGACACGGTGCCCACATCTGATGTTTCAACACCGAATGGCATGGTCATGTCACCTTTCCCACCGACGCCTATTATGATGCCGAACGGCATGTATGCCTACTACCCCCAACCTACGGTGTTCACCTACCCGCCACAGTACGGCTCCTACTTGCAGCCTTTGCAACCCGAGCAGTGGAGGCAGGTTATGGCATCGATGACGTTTGCTGGTCAAGGTGGTATGCCGTCTCCCTACGGCATGCCATACCCTCCTCCAGGAACGCCTCATTCTGCCGCGGGCACTTCTCACCAGTGCAGTTGCGGCGCATCTTGCCAGTGTATCGGATGTGCGGCCCACCCATACAATGAAGCAACCCAGAATTACGTTCGATCTGCGTGGCAGAGCATGATGGACGATCCTCAACGAACACACACCCACAGCAGCGCCGGTTATACTCATGTTAACGGACATGGAAATGCCGAGATACCGACAACGAACGGTTCGGGTCCAACAACGGTGCCTGCTGTCGGACCTGCTGAAGGGACGGTATCGCCAGTTGCACCACAAACACCATCCGAGGCGGCTTCAGGGGTCAGCGAAGAACAGGCTCTGTCGGCCAACGACTTCTTTTTCGTCAGTTATCCTTTTGGAGACTCGTGTGCCGGCGAGCAAGCGAGTTGCCCTTGCGGAGATGATTGCCAATGCCTTGGCTGCGTGATACATAACAATTCCGAGGTGGTGGCAGAAGGGGTTGCGGAAGCATAG